From a region of the Phaseolus vulgaris cultivar G19833 chromosome 6, P. vulgaris v2.0, whole genome shotgun sequence genome:
- the LOC137831155 gene encoding uncharacterized protein → MVMLLHHGTCFNLRSTTKPLVCKAQCFVLVILCGYGLWWRFMVEVEVVVHGSCFVLRLIPFSHRFVIHGSYSRSWFVRCGNGKCQDKASSVVVGVQALLQFHALALLHQVNYESGIKYTGRERDYLDSCLCQRW, encoded by the exons ATGGTTATGCTACTTCACCATGGAACTTGCTTCAACCTTCGCTCCACCACGAAACCGCTTGTCTGCAAAGCGCAG TGCTTTGTTCTCGTCATTCTTTGTGGCTATGGTTTGTGGTGGAGGTTCATGGTTGAGGTTGAGGTTGTGGTTCATGGTTCATGCTTCGTGCTTCGTCTTATACCTTTTTCACATCGATTTGTGATTCATGGTTCATACTCAAGGTCGTGGTTCGTTCGGTGTGGCAATG GAAAATGTCAAGACAAAGCATCCTCAGTTGTTGTAGGAGTCCAAGCTCTGTTACAATTTCATGCTCTGGCTTTGCTACATCAG GTTAATTATGAATCAGGCATTAAATACACAGGCAGGGAACGTGATTATCTTGACAGTTGCCTTTGTCAGAGATGGTGA